In Anaerobaca lacustris, the following are encoded in one genomic region:
- a CDS encoding heparinase II/III domain-containing protein has protein sequence MNDKRTRWMIFVIVALMLPASAYGRQGRFKLGELVPQERIQQVLLSRDQWRPWPKWSERQAWEGLPAEVRKDLIVGGEAYLGYDWPALPATLFLEFARNGNRSRYEREHFARRSALTALAIAECVEGKGRFLDDVANGVWALCEESFWGVPAHIGAQKAGSGLPDYDEPIVDLFAAETSESLAWTSYLLGERLDTVSPLIRRRIALEIDRRILTPCLERDFGWMGFRGGRVNNWNPWCNSNWLVSALLIEPDEGRRVAAVAKIVRSLDHFLDAYEDDGGCDEGPGYWGRAGASLYDCLELLHSASDGAIDVYDRSLVQEIGRYIYRVHIADRYFVNFADASARVGIAASLVYRYGKSIGDEKLMAFGAHAFAESGGMAEAFEGKPGYGIGRYLAEIFGAAEIERANAYAPLVRDVWMDGIQVMTARDREGSTKGLYLAAKGGHNAESHNHNDVGNFIVYVDGKPVIIDIGVETYSRKTFSSQRYEIWTMQSAYHSLPTIDGVMQAPGSQFAARDVRYKSDDRMAQLRLDIAGAYPEQAHLKSWVRTITLNRGREVTVVEDYALTQPVGQITLSLLTPCRAEVRKPGQILLSPPDVNAASAQVTYDAATLAATIEVIDVEDGRLRSVWPEQIARILLTAKKPALKDTWTFKIEPTNP, from the coding sequence GTGAACGACAAACGCACACGCTGGATGATATTCGTGATTGTTGCATTGATGCTTCCCGCCTCGGCCTATGGCCGACAGGGACGCTTCAAGTTGGGCGAACTGGTTCCGCAGGAGAGGATTCAGCAGGTGCTCCTGTCGCGAGATCAGTGGCGCCCTTGGCCCAAGTGGAGCGAGCGGCAGGCGTGGGAGGGGCTGCCCGCAGAGGTTCGCAAGGACCTGATCGTCGGCGGCGAGGCGTATCTCGGCTATGACTGGCCCGCACTGCCGGCGACGCTGTTCCTCGAATTTGCGCGCAACGGCAATCGCAGTCGCTACGAACGGGAGCATTTTGCCCGGCGCAGCGCGCTGACCGCCTTGGCGATCGCCGAGTGCGTCGAAGGCAAGGGACGTTTTCTCGACGACGTCGCCAACGGCGTCTGGGCCCTGTGTGAGGAATCGTTCTGGGGTGTGCCCGCTCACATCGGCGCTCAGAAAGCCGGCTCGGGCCTGCCCGACTATGACGAGCCGATCGTCGATCTGTTCGCGGCCGAGACCTCCGAGAGCCTCGCCTGGACGAGCTATCTGCTGGGCGAGCGGCTCGATACGGTCTCGCCCCTGATTCGCCGGCGGATCGCTCTGGAGATCGACCGGCGCATTCTGACGCCGTGCCTGGAGCGCGACTTCGGATGGATGGGCTTTCGAGGCGGGCGCGTCAACAACTGGAACCCCTGGTGCAACTCGAACTGGCTGGTCTCGGCGCTTCTGATCGAGCCCGACGAGGGTCGGCGCGTCGCGGCAGTGGCGAAGATCGTCCGCAGCCTCGATCATTTCCTCGACGCCTACGAAGACGATGGAGGCTGCGACGAGGGGCCGGGCTACTGGGGCCGGGCGGGGGCGTCGCTCTACGATTGTCTTGAGCTGCTGCACAGTGCCAGCGACGGTGCCATCGACGTATACGACAGGTCGCTGGTCCAGGAGATCGGGCGGTACATCTATCGCGTCCATATCGCCGACCGCTACTTCGTCAACTTCGCCGACGCCTCGGCGCGCGTCGGGATCGCCGCTTCGCTCGTCTATCGGTATGGCAAGAGCATCGGCGACGAGAAACTCATGGCCTTCGGCGCCCACGCTTTCGCCGAATCGGGAGGCATGGCCGAGGCGTTCGAGGGCAAGCCGGGCTATGGAATCGGGCGGTATCTGGCGGAGATATTCGGTGCTGCTGAGATCGAGCGGGCCAACGCGTATGCGCCTCTGGTGCGCGACGTCTGGATGGACGGGATCCAGGTCATGACCGCGCGCGACCGCGAAGGCAGCACGAAGGGCCTGTATCTGGCCGCCAAGGGTGGGCACAACGCCGAGAGCCACAACCACAACGACGTGGGCAACTTCATCGTCTACGTCGATGGCAAACCGGTCATTATCGACATCGGCGTCGAGACCTACAGCCGCAAGACGTTCAGCTCGCAACGGTACGAGATCTGGACGATGCAGTCGGCGTATCACAGCCTGCCGACCATCGATGGCGTCATGCAGGCGCCGGGCAGCCAATTCGCCGCACGGGATGTCCGTTACAAGAGCGACGATCGGATGGCGCAGCTTCGTCTCGACATCGCCGGGGCATATCCCGAACAGGCCCATCTGAAATCCTGGGTCCGCACGATCACGTTGAATCGGGGTCGTGAGGTCACGGTCGTCGAGGACTACGCGCTGACCCAGCCGGTGGGGCAAATCACGCTCAGTCTGCTGACGCCGTGCAGGGCCGAGGTGCGTAAGCCGGGGCAGATCTTGCTCTCGCCGCCCGACGTCAATGCTGCCTCGGCGCAAGTGACCTATGACGCGGCCACGCTGGCCGCGACCATCGAGGTGATTGACGTGGAAGATGGACGGCTTCGCTCGGTCTGGCCCGAGCAGATCGCGAGGATTCTACTGACCGCAAAGAAGCCTGCGCTCAAAGATACATGGACGTTCAAGATCGAGCCGACGAACCCATAG
- a CDS encoding anaerobic sulfatase maturase, with product MQPFTLLIKPSGSDCNVDCEYCFYKCRAPEIGQGRQRMSDEVLHTLVKDYMELRFPVSGFAWQGGEPTLMGLDFYRKTVEWQVQYGVSGQEVGNSLQTNAILLDSDEWGKFLHEARFLVGISIDGPKELHDRYRLDLGGHGTWDRVMRAIDCCKRHDVEFNTLTLINNLTAEHPDEVFDFLLDLGVRYLQFIPCVEVDPQTGQIAEFSVSPEQYGEFLCRIFDRWLAVGPDKLSIRDFDSLLSYCIGGRHTICTFDRQCSQYIVIEHSGDVFPCDFFVEPQWKLGNIVETPIQELAASAKKRAFARRKQNLNNRCLVCRHLAVCRGGCMKDRAPRGEGVPPLRPVGIVPVREEQGQDALATEDKGRMPSPRDDQGRESYFCESYQRFFDYALPKLMQVAAKIRSGSLVRPQQLT from the coding sequence ATGCAGCCATTCACGCTTCTGATCAAACCATCCGGCTCCGACTGCAACGTCGATTGTGAGTACTGCTTCTATAAGTGCCGCGCGCCGGAGATCGGACAGGGCCGCCAGCGGATGAGCGACGAGGTGCTCCATACGCTCGTCAAGGACTACATGGAACTGCGGTTTCCCGTGTCGGGCTTCGCCTGGCAGGGGGGCGAGCCGACGCTGATGGGCCTGGACTTCTATCGCAAGACGGTTGAGTGGCAGGTCCAGTACGGCGTTTCCGGCCAGGAGGTGGGCAATTCGCTCCAGACCAACGCGATTCTCCTCGATAGCGACGAGTGGGGCAAATTCCTGCACGAGGCCAGATTCCTCGTCGGCATCAGCATCGACGGGCCCAAGGAATTGCACGACCGCTATCGGCTCGACCTCGGCGGCCACGGCACGTGGGACCGCGTCATGCGGGCGATCGATTGCTGCAAGCGGCATGACGTCGAATTCAACACGCTGACACTGATCAACAACCTGACGGCCGAGCATCCCGACGAGGTGTTCGATTTCCTGCTCGACTTGGGCGTTCGCTACCTGCAGTTCATTCCATGTGTCGAGGTCGATCCGCAGACCGGCCAGATCGCCGAGTTCTCCGTCTCGCCCGAGCAATATGGTGAATTTCTATGCCGGATATTCGATCGCTGGCTGGCCGTCGGGCCCGACAAGCTCAGCATCCGCGATTTCGATTCGCTGTTGAGCTACTGCATCGGCGGGCGCCACACGATCTGCACCTTCGACCGCCAGTGCAGCCAGTACATTGTCATCGAGCACTCCGGCGACGTCTTCCCGTGCGATTTCTTCGTCGAACCGCAATGGAAGTTGGGCAACATTGTCGAGACGCCCATTCAGGAGCTGGCGGCGTCGGCAAAGAAGAGGGCGTTCGCCCGCAGGAAGCAGAACCTGAACAACAGGTGCCTGGTCTGTCGGCACCTGGCGGTCTGTCGCGGCGGCTGCATGAAGGATCGCGCCCCTCGTGGCGAGGGTGTCCCGCCCTTGCGTCCCGTCGGCATCGTGCCGGTGAGAGAAGAACAAGGGCAGGATGCCCTCGCCACAGAAGACAAGGGCAGGATGCCCTCGCCACGGGACGATCAGGGGCGCGAGAGCTATTTCTGCGAGAGCTATCAGCGGTTCTTCGATTACGCACTGCCGAAGCTGATGCAGGTGGCGGCGAAAATTCGGTCGGGGTCACTTGTCCGGCCGCAGCAATTGACGTAA
- a CDS encoding sugar phosphate isomerase/epimerase family protein, translating into MKAVNRRAFLAGAGAALAGAAVTNPVAAQSSTSNGNHGGRGNPIAVATYSFWRFKRDMKMPIVECIDHAARMGFDGVDILLIQMDDQSTGALNKIKRHALINGLDLCCMSTHQGFVSPDEARRQKNVDLTINQIEIAYQLGVPIVRINTGRWGTSGNFDELMANRGIEPVLPGHTEDEGFKWVIDAIEKCLPKAEECGVILGLENHWGLARTPEGLLRIVNAIDSPWLQVLLDTGNFLEDPYDKLEMCAPQTVFMQAKTYYGGGLWYTLDLDYPRIARIMRKHDFKGYVSLEFEGNEDWQAAVPKGLKLLRDAFG; encoded by the coding sequence ATGAAGGCAGTGAATCGAAGGGCGTTTCTGGCGGGCGCCGGTGCGGCGCTGGCGGGTGCGGCAGTGACGAATCCGGTGGCGGCGCAATCCTCGACCTCGAACGGCAATCACGGCGGGCGGGGCAATCCGATCGCGGTGGCGACGTATTCGTTCTGGCGGTTCAAACGCGATATGAAGATGCCCATCGTCGAGTGCATCGACCACGCCGCCCGGATGGGGTTCGACGGTGTGGACATTCTGCTGATCCAGATGGACGACCAGAGCACCGGCGCGCTCAATAAGATCAAACGTCACGCCCTGATCAACGGCCTGGACCTGTGCTGCATGTCCACGCACCAGGGGTTCGTCTCGCCCGACGAGGCCCGGCGGCAGAAGAACGTCGATCTGACGATCAACCAGATCGAGATCGCCTACCAGCTTGGCGTTCCGATCGTTCGCATCAACACGGGGCGATGGGGCACCAGCGGCAACTTCGACGAACTGATGGCCAATCGCGGCATCGAGCCCGTCCTGCCGGGCCACACCGAGGACGAGGGCTTCAAGTGGGTGATCGATGCGATCGAGAAATGCCTGCCCAAGGCCGAGGAGTGCGGCGTAATACTCGGGCTGGAGAACCACTGGGGCTTGGCCCGGACGCCCGAAGGGCTGCTGCGGATCGTCAACGCGATCGATTCGCCCTGGCTCCAGGTCCTGCTCGACACGGGCAACTTCCTCGAAGACCCCTATGACAAGCTGGAGATGTGCGCCCCGCAGACGGTGTTCATGCAGGCCAAGACCTATTACGGCGGGGGTCTTTGGTACACGCTCGATCTGGACTACCCGCGAATCGCCCGGATCATGCGGAAGCACGACTTCAAGGGCTACGTCTCGCTCGAATTCGAGGGCAACGAGGACTGGCAGGCCGCTGTCCCCAAGGGGCTGAAGCTCCTGCGCGACGCATTTGGTTGA
- a CDS encoding GLUG motif-containing protein yields MMTSCAWKRGCCGVWLVAALAWTTAAAEFAGGTGEPADPYRIATVEQLVSISDDAELLDKHFLLVSDVDLDPNLPGGRVFDGAVIAHDGQPNAAPYPAFSGRFYGDGHTIRNLTIRTETLQYLGLFGAIGSAGRVYDLHLEDASVEGPGRIGALAGSSDGSIVNCHVSGSIRTGDEGSWIGGLVGTNRGGISGCHAAVTVTAGHGGFQIGGLVGAHRGRIVDGSVTGDVSVGRRSFDVGGLVGGCLGGAVENSHAAGHVIASDGGWSVGGLVGGADSSAWIVFCHVGGRVSGGLACRDLGGLVGHLRGEVSGCYATGDVDATDGSHGLGGLVGSLLGGTVGDSYATGVVSGGLGSRSLGGLIGQIRTAGDVTNCYAAGHLMRAGYPHDRGGLVGHVENAPRIRVVQSFWDRQSSGAVESAAGAGLDTAQMHDVETFRGAGWDLAGIRSDGTMDTWRMPDNGGYPQLAAFDDPNDLHVLEGAGTSYDPYQIATAEDLGAVGRYSRYAWYRLVEDIDLAGITWSRAPIPVLRGYFNGNGRRIMNLTVESGPAGNLGLFGRIESGAWVYDLGLDNVSIAAADGVTNVGGLAGTNGGTIVGCYVTGTVSAGAGSLAVGGIVGSNHRGVVADSYATAGVSVGAADTRAGGLVGFNYSGTLSGCYATGLVTHADGGRFGGPLVGRDLQFSRIAGCYFLASATGLDNGLGAALTAEQMKQQASFVGWNFTRTWAICEDRTHPQLQWEQIPCDP; encoded by the coding sequence ATGATGACCTCATGCGCGTGGAAGAGGGGCTGCTGCGGCGTATGGCTCGTTGCGGCGCTCGCCTGGACGACCGCGGCCGCTGAGTTCGCCGGCGGCACGGGCGAGCCGGCCGATCCCTATCGCATCGCCACCGTCGAACAGCTCGTCTCCATCAGTGACGACGCGGAACTGCTCGACAAGCACTTTCTTCTCGTCAGCGACGTCGATCTGGATCCGAACCTGCCCGGCGGGCGGGTCTTCGACGGCGCTGTGATCGCACACGATGGCCAGCCCAATGCCGCGCCGTATCCGGCCTTCAGCGGACGCTTCTACGGCGACGGCCATACGATTCGCAATCTGACGATCCGCACCGAGACGCTTCAGTATCTGGGCCTGTTCGGGGCCATCGGATCGGCCGGCCGCGTCTACGATCTGCACCTGGAGGATGCCTCGGTCGAAGGGCCTGGGCGGATCGGCGCCCTGGCCGGGTCCAGCGACGGCTCGATTGTCAATTGTCACGTCAGCGGCTCGATCCGAACGGGCGATGAGGGCAGTTGGATTGGCGGCCTGGTTGGGACGAACAGGGGTGGCATCAGCGGTTGTCATGCGGCAGTGACGGTAACTGCCGGCCACGGTGGCTTCCAGATCGGCGGGCTGGTCGGCGCGCATCGCGGACGCATTGTCGATGGCAGCGTGACGGGCGATGTCTCTGTCGGGCGCAGGAGCTTCGATGTGGGCGGCCTTGTGGGCGGGTGCCTCGGGGGCGCCGTTGAAAACAGCCATGCCGCCGGCCATGTTATCGCCTCCGACGGCGGTTGGAGTGTCGGAGGGCTTGTCGGCGGCGCCGATTCCAGCGCCTGGATCGTCTTCTGCCATGTCGGCGGCCGCGTGTCGGGGGGCCTTGCTTGTCGCGATCTTGGCGGTCTGGTCGGACATCTGCGAGGCGAGGTGAGCGGCTGCTATGCGACCGGTGACGTCGACGCCACCGACGGCAGCCACGGTCTCGGTGGCCTGGTCGGCTCGCTGCTTGGCGGCACGGTCGGCGACAGCTACGCCACAGGGGTCGTTTCCGGCGGCTTGGGCAGTCGCTCTCTCGGCGGGCTGATCGGGCAGATCCGCACGGCCGGCGATGTCACGAACTGTTATGCAGCGGGGCATCTCATGCGAGCCGGCTATCCCCACGATCGGGGTGGGCTGGTCGGCCATGTCGAGAACGCCCCACGTATTCGGGTCGTGCAATCGTTCTGGGACCGCCAGAGCAGCGGGGCGGTGGAGAGCGCCGCCGGTGCAGGGTTGGACACGGCGCAGATGCACGACGTCGAGACCTTCCGCGGGGCGGGGTGGGACCTTGCCGGCATTCGTTCGGACGGTACGATGGACACCTGGCGAATGCCGGACAATGGGGGCTATCCACAACTGGCCGCCTTCGACGATCCGAACGATCTGCACGTGCTGGAAGGGGCGGGCACGTCGTACGATCCTTACCAAATCGCCACGGCCGAGGACCTCGGCGCCGTCGGACGGTACAGCCGATACGCTTGGTACAGGCTCGTCGAGGACATCGACCTGGCGGGCATCACATGGTCCCGCGCCCCGATCCCGGTCCTGCGCGGGTACTTCAACGGCAATGGCCGCCGCATCATGAACCTGACGGTCGAGAGTGGCCCGGCGGGTAACCTGGGTCTGTTCGGACGTATCGAGAGCGGGGCATGGGTTTACGATCTCGGCCTGGACAACGTTTCGATCGCCGCCGCTGACGGAGTCACCAATGTCGGCGGATTGGCGGGGACCAACGGCGGCACCATCGTTGGCTGCTATGTGACGGGGACGGTCTCGGCCGGGGCAGGCAGCCTTGCCGTCGGTGGCATCGTCGGTTCGAACCACCGGGGCGTAGTGGCCGACAGCTATGCGACTGCCGGCGTTTCGGTTGGTGCAGCAGATACCCGAGCGGGAGGCTTGGTGGGCTTCAACTACAGCGGGACTCTCTCCGGCTGTTACGCGACGGGTTTGGTGACGCACGCGGACGGCGGCCGGTTCGGCGGGCCCCTCGTGGGCAGGGACCTCCAATTCTCGCGGATCGCCGGATGCTATTTCCTGGCCTCCGCCACAGGACTGGACAACGGTCTCGGGGCGGCCTTGACCGCTGAACAGATGAAACAGCAGGCCAGCTTCGTCGGCTGGAATTTCACCAGGACCTGGGCCATCTGCGAAGACCGGACCCACCCCCAACTCCAATGGGAACAGATCCCCTGCGACCCCTGA